The Euphorbia lathyris chromosome 2, ddEupLath1.1, whole genome shotgun sequence genome includes a window with the following:
- the LOC136217889 gene encoding protein MIS12 homolog encodes MVTFSQNLKLTSFERPSLFSSTVLLTIDELGLIPPLIFRSMEGSESEAVFESLNLNPRIILNEILNIVENLLDESFDYFHQEASSLLNADGTDRSQHLSQGVGHLRSVIESNLGKRLGAWQEYCLHHCFAVPQGFSLQKSESPSESLTCQDMLSEPDLDTQLDSLRGRLTLAGKDSAELNRELQALERQSTSNDSCAAIVNEALQLYEQNGAQKAFQEMVNAASQLRTKMESLRTKRIEDAESIRTKKICDPNRDMSLSTLNHGLSDAKLEDLQEFLADLKKM; translated from the exons ATGGTTACATTTTCTCAAAATTTGAAGCTCACATCATTTGAGCGGCCCAGTCTTTTCTCTTCCACTGTTTTGCTCACTATTGACGAATTAGGGTTAATTCCTCCATTGATTTTTCGTTCGATGGAAGGCAGTGAAAGCGAGGCAGTTTTCGAATCGCTTAATCTAAACCCACGGATTATCCTCAATGAAATTCTTAACATAGTTGAGAATTTGTTAGACGAGTCTTTCGATTACTTTCATCA AGAAGCTTCTTCGCTTTTGAATGCTGATGGCACTGATAGATCTCAACATCTAAGCCAG GGCGTTGGTCATCTTCGCAGTGTGATAGAATCAAATTTGGGAAAGAGACTGGGTGCGTGGCAGGAATACTGTTTACACCATTGTTTTGCAGTTCCTCAAGGCTTCTCTTTACAAAAAAGT GAGTCACCTAGTGAAAGCTTGACATGCCAAGATATGCTTTCTGAACCAGATCTGGATACACAGTTAGATTCATTGAGGGGGAGGCTTACTTTG GCTGGGAAGGATTCAGCTGAATTGAATCGTGAGCTTCAAGCATTAGAAAGACAATCTACTTCAAATGATAGTTGTGCTGCAATTGTCAATGAAGCATTACAGCTATATGAGCAAAATGGTGCTCAAAAAGCGTTCCAAG AGATGGTGAATGCTGCATCTCAACTACGCACAAAAATGGAGAGTCTAAGGACCAAAAGGATTGAAGATGCAGAGTCCATTAGAACAAAGAAGATTTGTGATCCAAACAGAGATATGTCATTGTCAACATTGAATCATG GGCTTTCTGATGCAAAGTTGGAAGATCTCCAAGAATTTCTGGCTGATTTAAAGAAAATGTGA